A genomic stretch from Microtus pennsylvanicus isolate mMicPen1 chromosome 11, mMicPen1.hap1, whole genome shotgun sequence includes:
- the Gnptg gene encoding N-acetylglucosamine-1-phosphotransferase subunit gamma isoform X2, which translates to MAVRLAGVLLLLGLTARGPAPARAGKMKVVEEPNTFGLNNPFLPQASRLQPKREPSPVSGPLHLFRLAGKCFSLVESTYKYEFCPFHNVTQHEQTFRWNAYSGILGIWHEWEIANNTFKGMWMTDGDSCHSRSRQSKVELTCGKINRLAHVSEPSTCVYALTFETPLVCHPHSLLVYPTLSEALQQRWDQVEQDLADELITLQGYEKLLRVLFEDAGYLKVPGETHPTQQARGSKGLGLETLDNCRKAHSELSQEVRRLTSLLDQHGISHTQPTEIAHSKHLGQQVPTGATSEQLRGDPGLRGNTL; encoded by the exons atGGCGGTGCGGCTGGCCGGcgtcctgctgctgctggggctcACGGCACGCG GGCCCGCGCCGGCACGTGCCGGGAAGATGAAGGTGGTGGAGGAACCCAACACATTCGG GCTGAATAACCCGTTCCTGCCCCAGGCGAGTCGCCTTCAACCTAAGAGAGAGCCTTCGCCTGTGTCTG GGCCCCTGCATCTCTTCAGACTTGCTGGCAAATGCTTCAGCCTAGTGGAGTCGAC GTACAAGTATGAGTTCTGCCCTTTCCACAACGTGACCCAGCATGAGCAGACCTTCCGCTGGAACGCCTACAGCGGTATCCTTGG CATCTGGCATGAATGGGAAATTGCCAACAATACCTTCAAGGGCATGTGGATGACTGATGGGGACTCCTGCCACTCCCGGAGCAGGCAGAGCAAG gTGGAGCTCACCTGTGGAAAGATCAACCGACTGGCCCATGTGTCTGAGCCAAGCACCTGTGTCTATGCGCTGACATTCGAGACCCCCCTTGTGTGCCATCCCCACTCTTTGTTAG TGTATCCAACCCTGTCGGAGGCCCTACAGCAGCGCTGGGATCAGGTGGAACAGGATCTGGCAGACGAGCTTATCACACTGCAG GGCTATGAGAAGTTGCTGAGGGTGCTTTTTGAGGATGCTGGCTACTTAAAGGTCCCAGGAGAAACCCATCCCACCCAGCAGGCAAGAGGTTCCAAGGGCCTGGGGCTTGAAACCCTGGACAACTGTAGAAAG GCACACTCAGAGCTGTCACAGGAGGTACGAAGACTGACCAGTCTGCTGGACCAGCATGGAATCTCCCACACTCAGCCCACAG AAATCGCCCACTCTAAGCACCTGGGTCAGCAGGTCCCCACAGGTGCTACCTCAGAGCAGCTGCGGGGTGATCCAGGACTACGTGGGAACACCCTGTGA
- the Gnptg gene encoding N-acetylglucosamine-1-phosphotransferase subunit gamma isoform X1 has translation MAVRLAGVLLLLGLTARGPAPARAGKMKVVEEPNTFGLNNPFLPQASRLQPKREPSPVSGPLHLFRLAGKCFSLVESTYKYEFCPFHNVTQHEQTFRWNAYSGILGIWHEWEIANNTFKGMWMTDGDSCHSRSRQSKVELTCGKINRLAHVSEPSTCVYALTFETPLVCHPHSLLVYPTLSEALQQRWDQVEQDLADELITLQGYEKLLRVLFEDAGYLKVPGETHPTQQARGSKGLGLETLDNCRKAHSELSQEVRRLTSLLDQHGISHTQPTAEIAHSKHLGQQVPTGATSEQLRGDPGLRGNTL, from the exons atGGCGGTGCGGCTGGCCGGcgtcctgctgctgctggggctcACGGCACGCG GGCCCGCGCCGGCACGTGCCGGGAAGATGAAGGTGGTGGAGGAACCCAACACATTCGG GCTGAATAACCCGTTCCTGCCCCAGGCGAGTCGCCTTCAACCTAAGAGAGAGCCTTCGCCTGTGTCTG GGCCCCTGCATCTCTTCAGACTTGCTGGCAAATGCTTCAGCCTAGTGGAGTCGAC GTACAAGTATGAGTTCTGCCCTTTCCACAACGTGACCCAGCATGAGCAGACCTTCCGCTGGAACGCCTACAGCGGTATCCTTGG CATCTGGCATGAATGGGAAATTGCCAACAATACCTTCAAGGGCATGTGGATGACTGATGGGGACTCCTGCCACTCCCGGAGCAGGCAGAGCAAG gTGGAGCTCACCTGTGGAAAGATCAACCGACTGGCCCATGTGTCTGAGCCAAGCACCTGTGTCTATGCGCTGACATTCGAGACCCCCCTTGTGTGCCATCCCCACTCTTTGTTAG TGTATCCAACCCTGTCGGAGGCCCTACAGCAGCGCTGGGATCAGGTGGAACAGGATCTGGCAGACGAGCTTATCACACTGCAG GGCTATGAGAAGTTGCTGAGGGTGCTTTTTGAGGATGCTGGCTACTTAAAGGTCCCAGGAGAAACCCATCCCACCCAGCAGGCAAGAGGTTCCAAGGGCCTGGGGCTTGAAACCCTGGACAACTGTAGAAAG GCACACTCAGAGCTGTCACAGGAGGTACGAAGACTGACCAGTCTGCTGGACCAGCATGGAATCTCCCACACTCAGCCCACAG CAGAAATCGCCCACTCTAAGCACCTGGGTCAGCAGGTCCCCACAGGTGCTACCTCAGAGCAGCTGCGGGGTGATCCAGGACTACGTGGGAACACCCTGTGA
- the Unkl gene encoding putative E3 ubiquitin-protein ligase UNKL isoform X5: protein MTPPQQPPPLRSEPATLGSAASSYSSLGLNGVPGSIWDFVSGSFSPSPSPILNSGPSASSSASPNSAELARVRRQLDEAKRKIRQWEESWQQVKQACDAWQREAQEAKERARVADNDRQLALQKKEEVEAQVKQLQEELEGLGLSSLPGLRSLGDINDIPLPKLHSLQNQLRLDLEAVDGVIFQLRAKQCVGCQERAHGTVLRPCQHRVLCELCAASTPECPYCKGQPLPW, encoded by the exons ATGACGCCCCCCCAGCAGCCACCACCCCTCCGGTCGGAGCCGGCTACGCTGGGCTCTGCAGCCTCATCTTACAGCTCTTTAG GTTTGAACGGCGTCCCTGGGAGCATCTGGGACTTTGTTTCTGGCAGCTTCTCTCCTAGCCCATCCCCCattctgaactctggcccttcgGCTTCCTCAAGTGCAAGTCCAAACAGTGCTGAGCTGGCACGGGTCAGGCGACAGCTAGATGAAGCCAAAAGAAAGATCAGGCAGTGGGAAGAGTCTTGGCAGCAAGTGAAGCAG GCCTGTGATGCCTGGCAGAGAGAGGCTCAGGAGGCCAAGGAGAGAGCCCGTGTAGCGGACAATGACCGGCAGTTGGCCCTGcagaagaaggaggaagtggaggcCCAGGTAAAGCAGCTGCAGGAAGAactagagggcctgggtttgtCCTCACTGCCAGGGCTACGGAGCTTGGGTGACATCAACGACATCCCTCTCCCCAAGCTGCATTCCCTGCAGAACCAGCTGCGCCTGGACCTGGAGGCTGTGGATGGG GTGATCTTCCAGCTTCGTGCCAAACAGTGTGTGGGCTGCCAGGAGAGGGCCCATGGCACTGTCCTCCGGCCCTGCCAGCACCGTGTCTTATGCGAGCTGTGTGCAGCCAGTACCCCTGAGTGCCCCTACTGCAAGGGCCAGCCCCTCCCATGGTGA